GACGTCTCGGGNNNNNNNNNNNNNNNNNNNNNNNNNNNNNNNNNNNNNNNNNNNNNNNNNNNNNNNNNNNNNNNNNNNNNNNNNNNNNNNNNNNNNNNNNNNNNNNNNNNNNNNNNNNNNNNNNNNNNNNNNNNNNNNNNNNNNNNNNNNNNNNNNNNNNNNNNNNNNNNNNNNNNNNNNNNNNNNNNNNNNNNNNNNNNNNNNNNNNNNGAGGCTCGGAGGCGGCAGGGCGACGACTCCATGGCGGCGGGGTCGCGGGATCTCAtccgcaggtggcggcggcggccgtttgggctccgcgggcccgatccgggcccggcgggcctggcgcggtggaggagagagaggacGGCGGCGCTGACGTGGCACGCCGTGGTTGgccgcggcgggcggcgcgggcatGTCCGTCAGTGGTGgggaagtgtccggcggcgcgagggaaaaaattagggtttcgtctgcgcgagaatttcggagggagacacatatttataggtagaaggagttaggagagtccaaatgaggtgcggttttcagccacgcgatcgtgatcgaacggtcgagatgatggaggaggtttaggtgggttttaggccactttcgaagggtgttgggctgcaacactcacgaggccttttcggtccctcggttaaccgttggagtattaaacgaagtccaaatggcacgaaacttgacagccggtctaccggtagtaaagcaaggccgcatgacaagtcttggtccaatccgaaaatgtttaacacccgcacacgaaaagaggtagaaagggacatcgggtgacataggagcgccggaatgcaaaacggacaacggggaaaatgctcggatgcatgagaccaacatgtatgcaaatgaaatgcgcatgatgacatgatatgaaatgcatgacacaaaAGCAAtggcaaggcaacaacagtgaataactggaagacacctggcacatcggtctcggggcgtcacaagggaccccgtcggggagtgcggcggctatgggctgccctaggtcggccaagccgcccctagagcctcgcgaTTCGCAGCTCTCCAACACGAAAAACGACGAAGAACGAGGGAGCAAGAACGAGGAAGGATAAGACGTAGATGAAAAAGTTGTAGATGTGTttacgattgtgtgttgttcaatcggccatcaccccttgagtatataagaggcggctggacttcccgtgcaagaaaaaggcttcaattcacgtccaaaaccctaatcCAATTCAGATTTGTttggtccgaactttccaaaactgttcggtaaaATCTGGCTGCATGTTGTGGGTCATGTTCGGGCGAGTAAACGACCTGGGATGGAaatgagtccaaaagcaatcttgaccgtttcgacaagacgaacaactttcatgttgaacgttttttgatctgaTGCCATCTTGAGGGGGTTTTCGGCTGTTTTCCGAAGTCTGCAGCAGCCAAATTCAAAATCCGGACTAACATACCCGGAGTGTCCGGTCATCCACAGAGAAAATCAAAACCCGGATGGTTGTCgccggagtgtccggccatccagtGCAGCAGCGCTTTGTActggctgtaacttttgcatacaacctCGGTTtaggacgatttttatatcaaaatcatccGTTTCGACGAGacacacaactttcatgttgaaccttTTTCCATTTAGAGTCATCTTAATAGGGTTTCAAGCCATTATTTAATCTAGTGTCACCATGAgtatctctgaacttgtcataacttttgcatccggaCTCCGTTTTagaccactttcatattcatcttgATCTTCTCAAAAAAGCCATATCATggtgacttccaatcataagtttgaattaatcttgacatagatTAAAACAACTTTTACGATTGTGCCACTTTTAAGCGTCAACACATTCTTTCGCATCTTTGTTTACGGACTAGTCCCTCTATATGTGGACGGAGAAAATTTGCGGGTTTCGGTGGAGATGGCCTGATAATGCTTTTGGTTTAGCCATCGGCTATGCTTGCGATCGACCAAAAATTTCCGATTTTGAGTTTTAGCTACTGATTCTCTCTGTTACCTGAAACCCCCCAAAACGGGCGCCAGTCATGTCTGCCCTCCCACCCCTGCTACCGGGAACGTGAGTCGCCGGAAAGCATAGGCGACGGTCCATGCCGAACCCTACCGCCGATCACGTCAACTCACCGTGGACACTGGCCATCCGCGCTGCCGCAGACCAGGGCCGCCCGTGCCGCGCCATTGCGCTCTACCTCTCGTCCTTCCGCTCCGGCGCCGCCCACCGCCCTTGCCCCTTCGCCCTCGCGGCCGTCCTCAAGTCCGTCTCCCGCCTCCCCGCCCATACTGTGGCCACGGCTGCCGCTTCCTTCCACGCTCATCTTCTTCGCCTAGGCCTCCTCGCGCACCCCTACCCACACGCCGCGCTTGCCCACCTCTATTCCCGCGACCCCGTCGCCGCGCGCAGCCTGCTCGACGAAACGCCTCCCACGGGAGCACGGGCGTCGCTTTCCCTACTCGTTTCCCGGAACTCACTGCTCGCCTCACTTCTCCGCTACGGGGACCTCTCTGCCGCGCGCGCTCTGTTCGACCAGATGCCCGTGAGGGACGTTGTGTCCTGGAACTCCATGGTCGCGGGCCTCGCCAAGGCTGGTCGCCTCGGCAGTGCCATCGAGCTCTTCGACCAGATGCCTGAGCGGAACGCCGCGTCCTGGAATGCCGTCATTTGTGGGCTCATCGCCCATCGCCACCTGACTCGAGCGAGGGAGATGTTCGAGCAGATGCCTGTCAGGAGCAACATCTCCTGGATCACGATGATCTCCGGGTATGCCAAGGCTGGCGACGTTCAGGCTGCTGCTGGCCTGTTTGAACAGATGGAGAACAAGAATGATCTTTATGCATGGAATGCGATGATTACATGCTATGCACAAAATGGCCGTGCGAGGGAGGCGATTGGAGTTTTCAACCGGATGCTCAAGCCTCATGTCTGTGTTCTGCCCAATGAGAAAACTTTCTCATCTGTCAtctcggcttgctcccagctagggaacttgaggtttgggctgtggGTTCAGAGCTTCATGGGGTCTCTGGGAATTGAACTGGATGATCACTTGCGCACCGCCCTCGTGGATTTGTACACCAAGAGTGGGCGGATTGATAGCGCTTTTGATTTGTTCAAAGGCCTGAGGACAAGAGACGTGGTATCTTACAGTGCGATGATTGTGGGCTGCGGGATGAATGGCAAGTTAAACGAAGCTATAGGTTTATTCAAGGAGATGTCTGACGCAAATATTCGTCCTAATGCAGTGAGCTTTGTGGGATTGTTGTCTGCATACAACCATGCTGGGCTAGTGGAAGAAGCTCGAGCTTGTTTTGCTTCCATGTCAAGCAAATATCTGATTAGACCTTCAATGGAACACTACACCATAATGGTAGATCTCCTTGGGCGTAGCGGGAAGTTGGATGAAGCGTTTCAGCTGATCAGGCAGATGCCGATGCAACCACATGCTAGCGTTTGGGGTGCTTTGCTTCTTTCTTGCAGGTTGCATAACAAT
This portion of the Triticum dicoccoides isolate Atlit2015 ecotype Zavitan chromosome 7A, WEW_v2.0, whole genome shotgun sequence genome encodes:
- the LOC119327737 gene encoding pentatricopeptide repeat-containing protein At4g22760-like, with amino-acid sequence MPNPTADHVNSPWTLAIRAAADQGRPCRAIALYLSSFRSGAAHRPCPFALAAVLKSVSRLPAHTVATAAASFHAHLLRLGLLAHPYPHAALAHLYSRDPVAARSLLDETPPTGARASLSLLVSRNSLLASLLRYGDLSAARALFDQMPVRDVVSWNSMVAGLAKAGRLGSAIELFDQMPERNAASWNAVICGLIAHRHLTRAREMFEQMPVRSNISWITMISGYAKAGDVQAAAGLFEQMENKNDLYAWNAMITCYAQNGRAREAIGVFNRMLKPHVCVLPNEKTFSSVISACSQLGNLRFGLWVQSFMGSLGIELDDHLRTALVDLYTKSGRIDSAFDLFKGLRTRDVVSYSAMIVGCGMNGKLNEAIGLFKEMSDANIRPNAVSFVGLLSAYNHAGLVEEARACFASMSSKYLIRPSMEHYTIMVDLLGRSGKLDEAFQLIRQMPMQPHASVWGALLLSCRLHNNVELGEVVASKCFEQAPGESGYYILLGNIYAQANKWDKLKRLRKTMKERGLSKMPGSSWVLAE